A DNA window from Danio aesculapii chromosome 14, fDanAes4.1, whole genome shotgun sequence contains the following coding sequences:
- the hdx gene encoding highly divergent homeobox, protein MEKWLEKRSIHTMNLRSVFTAEQQRILERYYENGMTNQSKSCFQLILQCAQETKLDFSVVRTWVGNKRRKLASKADQNGAAAHGLPNQHLAAAGAFVAGSVLTAEMAAMRNIQRGPSVTHLLPPQASSSSSSSSPSSSSPLSGHSDVILTGIYASCFDASTQNRTGTKSLPLHTELELPGHDRTDAALHRTTIAAAMQRKAPIIPNPSALKPFTSRDSAVIAPSWAKPCRTSQPPSWNFTSPPKTSVAHRGPVDGAAQIQHVLTVAGLGERPPTGNAPETVVRKTRPVDASEIFSIAMETADADDEYSREEELANMAVQMQCSKGSADGGRSSSAGSSVLVDSPGLSERSLSACALNLSNSALFGEKGCQTSSSLLNRSSSPISLPLKLISQESSRIPCLKVTSNMAAPWLHSNSRKRTLQDRTQFSDRDLYTLKRYWDNGMTSLGSLCKEKIAAAAIQLNVDTEIIKTWIGNRRRKYRLMGIEIPPPKGGPVMFSNQPAPHSPHILEDDFQTADLGEACEHNDAMSFCLSDDGASDLYLKENDVNDESDGSTPAKHVKIEIIEDEDDDDGDMLTTEMEHMQNLLEFKNEEVQFLENELQNQRQRFSKLKSFTNSLLIAVKNKDRKRQQELLASLPQKGNEDWELGLENHSESAAGTPNIQKESSVSEEEDCDQMGL, encoded by the exons ATGGAAAAATGGCTGGAAAAGAGGAGCATTCACACT ATGAACTTGAGGTCTGTATTTACTGCCGAGCAACAGCGGATCCTGGAACGCTATTATGAGAATggcatgaccaatcagagcaagaGCTGCTTCCAGCTCATCCTGCAGTGTGCTCAAGAGACCAAACTTGACTTCAGTGTGGTTCGA ACATGGGTAGGAAACAAGCGGCGAAAGTTGGCGTCTAAGGCAGATCAGAATGGCGCTGCTGCTCACGGTTTACCCAATCAACACTTGGCCGCTGCTGGGGCGTTTGTTGCTGGATCGGTGTTAACAGCTGAGATGGCAGCCATGCGGAACATTCAGCGTGGCCCTTCAGTGACCCACCTCCTTCCTCCACAGGCCTCATCCTCTTCATCGTCGTCTTCTCCATCATCTTCTTCCCCGCTCAGCGGACACAGTGACGTGATTCTGACAGGCATTTATGCCAGCTGCTTTGATGCTTCTACTCAAAATAGGACAGGGACCAAGTCGTTGCCCTTGCACACAGAATTGGAGTTGCCAGGTCATGATCGCACAGATGCAGCTTTGCATCGCACCACCATTGCAGCCGCTATGCAGCGTAAAGCCCCCATCATCCCCAATCCCAGTGCACTCAAACCCTTCACATCCAGAGACTCTGCAGTAATCGCTCCCAGTTGGGCCAAGCCATGCAGAACATCCCAGCCTCCATCATGGAATTTTACCTCCCCCCCAAAAACGTCAGTGGCACACCGGGGCCCTGTAGACGGCGCTGCTCAGATTCAGCATGTTTTGACCGTGGCTGGATTAGGAGAGCGACCTCCCACAGGAAACGCTCCAGAAACCGTGGTAAGAAAAACGAGGCCGGTTGACGCGTCAGAGATCTTCTCGATTGCCATGGAAACGGCAGACGCTGATGACGAGTACTCTAGAGAAGAGGAGCTGGCGAACATGGCGGTGCAGATGCAGTGCAGTAAAGGATCTGCGGATGGTGGGCGGAGCTCCAGCGCAGGTTCCTCAGTCTTGGTTGACAGCCCAGGACTATCAGAGAGGAGCCTGTCAGCCTGTGCGCTCAACCTCTCAAACTCTGCTCTTTTTGGAGAGAAGGGATGCCAAACCAGCAGCTCCTTGCTGAACAGATCATCGTCCCCTATCAGCTTACCATTAAAACTGATCTCCCAGGAATCTTCCAGAATTCCCTGTCTCAAG GTAACAAGTAACATGGCAGCTCCTTGGCTTCACAGTAACTCCCGGAAAAGAACG CTGCAGGACAGGACGCAGTTTAGCGACAGAGACTTGTACACACTGAAGCGCTACTGGGATAACGGCATGACCAGCCTGGGCTCTCTGTGCAAAGAGAAGATCGCAGCTGCAGCTATTCAACTCAATGTGGACACTGAAATTATCAAG ACGTGGATCGGTAACCGCAGACGGAAGTACCGTCTCATGGGCATTGAAATTCCACCACCTAAAGGAGGGCCGGTCATGTTCTCAAATCAGCCAGCGCCGCATTCACCTCACATCCTGGAAGATGACTTTCAGACTGCAGATCTAGGAGAGGCCTGCGAACACAATGACGCAATGTCATTCTGTTTGTCTGACG ATGGAGCCAGTGATTTATATCTGAAAGAAAATGACGTTAATGATGAATCGGATGGTTCCACCCCTGCTAAACATGTG AAAATTGAAATCAtcgaagatgaagatgatgacgaTGGTGATATGTTGACCACAGAGATGGAACACATGCAAAACCTCTTAGAGTTCAAG AATGAGGAAGTGCAGTTCCTTGAGAATGAGCTGCAGAACCAGAGGCAGAGGTTCTCAAAGCTGAAGAGCTTCACCAATAGCCTGTTGATTGCGGtgaaaaacaaagacagaaagaGACAGCAG GAGCTGTTAGCCAGTCTACCTCAGAAAGGGAATGAGGACTGGGAGCTAGGCCTGGAAAACCATAGCGAGTCTGCCGCAGGGACACCCAACATCCAGAAAGAGTCCTCTGTATCAGAGGAGGAGGACTGTGATCAGATGGGACTATAA